Proteins from a genomic interval of Bradyrhizobium sp. CCBAU 53340:
- a CDS encoding cyclopropane-fatty-acyl-phospholipid synthase family protein: protein MSNAISVTPDDVETVLADLPRIVRLALSFGARLRRGMLDVTLPDGRLVRLGGLEPGPNAAMRLHNYGFASRLINGGDIGIAEAYLAGDWDTPDLTQFLYLFCVNHDLIQAMLRDKPLMRFVQTVQHWFNRNTRRQARRNIHAHYDIGNAFYSAWLDPSMTYSSALFEESTTDLTAAQTNKYRRLAEAIDLKPGQKLLEIGCGWGGFAEFAAKTFGARVVGLTISTQQRDFAQKRIQEAGLAEKVEIRLQDYRDERDRYDRIASIEMIEAVGEQFWPRYFAQLRDRLLPGGLVGIQAITIQDKLFQSYRREVDFIQRYVFPGGMLPSPAVLKSLGDRFSMPVIRERIFGQDYAKTLATWRNNFRAAWPCLVPLGFDDRFRRLWEYYLAYCEAGFLSGNIDVRQVIFAKQQ, encoded by the coding sequence ATGTCGAATGCCATCTCGGTGACGCCTGATGACGTCGAAACAGTGCTTGCCGACTTGCCGCGGATCGTTCGCCTCGCCCTGTCCTTCGGCGCGCGACTGCGGCGCGGGATGCTCGATGTCACCCTGCCGGATGGGCGCCTCGTCCGGCTCGGCGGACTTGAGCCAGGTCCAAACGCCGCGATGCGGCTGCACAATTACGGCTTCGCCTCGCGCCTCATCAATGGCGGCGACATCGGCATTGCCGAAGCCTATCTCGCCGGCGATTGGGATACGCCCGATCTGACGCAGTTTCTCTACCTGTTCTGCGTCAACCACGATCTGATCCAGGCCATGCTGCGCGACAAGCCGCTGATGCGGTTCGTGCAGACGGTGCAGCACTGGTTCAACCGCAACACCCGCCGGCAGGCACGGCGAAACATCCACGCCCATTACGACATCGGCAACGCATTCTACTCGGCCTGGCTCGATCCCAGCATGACCTATTCGTCGGCCCTGTTCGAGGAATCGACGACGGACCTGACCGCCGCACAGACCAACAAATATCGCCGCCTCGCCGAAGCAATCGACCTCAAGCCGGGCCAGAAGCTGCTCGAGATCGGCTGCGGCTGGGGTGGCTTCGCCGAGTTCGCCGCCAAGACGTTTGGCGCGCGCGTCGTCGGATTGACCATTTCCACCCAGCAGCGCGACTTCGCGCAGAAGCGCATCCAGGAGGCGGGCCTCGCCGAGAAGGTCGAGATCCGCCTGCAAGATTATCGCGACGAGCGTGACCGCTATGACCGGATCGCCTCGATCGAGATGATCGAGGCGGTCGGCGAGCAGTTCTGGCCGCGCTATTTCGCGCAGCTGCGTGACCGGCTGCTGCCGGGCGGGCTGGTCGGCATCCAGGCCATCACGATCCAGGACAAGCTTTTCCAGAGCTACCGGCGCGAGGTCGACTTCATCCAGCGCTACGTTTTTCCCGGCGGCATGCTGCCCTCGCCCGCGGTGCTGAAGTCGCTCGGAGATCGATTCAGTATGCCTGTCATCCGCGAGCGCATCTTCGGGCAAGATTATGCCAAGACACTCGCCACCTGGCGGAATAATTTTCGCGCAGCGTGGCCGTGTCTGGTGCCCTTAGGCTTCGACGATCGGTTCCGGCGGTTGTGGGAATACTATCTCGCCTATTGCGAGGCCGGATTCCTTTCCGGAAATATCGACGTCCGACAGGTCATCTTCGCAAAGCAGCAATAA
- a CDS encoding cysteine synthase A yields MTIKNDVVEAIGNTPLIKLKRASELTGCTILGKAEFMNPGQSVKDRAGKWMILEAEKRGELKPGGLVVEATAGNTGIGLAVVASARGYRTLIVIPETQSQEKKDFLKLCGAELLESPALPYSNPNNYQHVGRRLADELRKTEPNGVLFADQWNNLDNAKAHYDSTGPEIWAQTGGKIDGFVCSVGSGGTLAGTSRFLKEKNQNIRIACADPHGAGMYEYFRTGEAKATPGDSITEGIGLGRKTAIVESAKVDDAYLIPDAEAVTVIYELLQHEGLCLGGSTGINIVGAIRLAKQLGPGKTIVTILCDSGSRYQSKLFNADFMRAKNLPVPEWLEKRSNIKLPFV; encoded by the coding sequence ATGACCATCAAAAACGACGTTGTCGAAGCCATCGGCAACACCCCGCTCATCAAGCTCAAGCGCGCCTCCGAACTGACCGGCTGCACCATTCTCGGCAAAGCCGAGTTCATGAATCCCGGTCAGTCGGTCAAGGACCGCGCCGGCAAATGGATGATCCTCGAAGCCGAGAAGCGCGGCGAGCTGAAGCCGGGCGGCCTCGTCGTGGAGGCGACCGCCGGCAACACCGGCATCGGCCTCGCCGTGGTCGCGAGCGCGCGCGGCTATCGCACGCTGATCGTGATCCCGGAGACGCAGAGCCAGGAGAAGAAGGATTTTCTCAAGCTGTGCGGCGCCGAGCTCTTGGAATCGCCGGCACTGCCCTACTCCAATCCCAACAACTACCAGCATGTCGGCCGCCGTCTTGCCGATGAGCTGCGCAAGACCGAGCCGAACGGCGTGCTGTTCGCCGACCAGTGGAACAATCTCGACAACGCCAAGGCCCATTACGACTCGACCGGCCCCGAGATCTGGGCGCAGACCGGCGGCAAGATCGACGGCTTCGTCTGCTCGGTCGGCAGCGGCGGCACACTCGCCGGCACCAGCCGTTTTCTGAAAGAGAAGAACCAGAACATCCGCATCGCCTGCGCCGATCCGCACGGCGCCGGCATGTATGAATACTTCCGGACCGGCGAGGCCAAGGCAACGCCCGGCGACTCCATCACGGAAGGCATCGGGCTCGGCCGCAAGACCGCGATCGTCGAAAGTGCGAAGGTCGATGATGCCTATCTCATCCCCGACGCCGAAGCCGTCACCGTGATCTACGAGCTGCTCCAGCACGAAGGCCTGTGCCTCGGCGGGTCCACCGGCATCAACATCGTCGGCGCGATACGTCTCGCGAAGCAGCTTGGACCGGGCAAGACTATCGTCACCATTCTCTGCGATTCCGGCAGCCGCTATCAGTCGAAGCTGTTCAACGCCGACTTCATGCGTGCCAAGAATCTGCCGGTGCCGGAGTGGCTGGAGAAGCGCAGCAACATCAAGCTGCCGTTCGTCTAG
- a CDS encoding DUF805 domain-containing protein, protein MLSFVFGLNARLGRLHFFLATMALAIVMTAICFGIAMATLRTTSPSMIRPEDLTRNWAIIAAMIVFGLASLTLQSMRLRDIGWDPVCVIPAWIALMVVDHMVASRYPAWAIGQEHQGTMAGGLVNLALLLALTFWPSVGSETYSDPFERPARAASKLSASDARIARVSQGGPRPTWH, encoded by the coding sequence ATGCTCAGTTTCGTGTTCGGCCTCAATGCCCGGCTCGGGCGCTTGCATTTCTTCCTGGCCACGATGGCGCTGGCGATTGTGATGACGGCGATCTGCTTTGGGATCGCGATGGCCACGCTGCGCACGACATCGCCGAGCATGATCCGCCCCGAAGACCTCACAAGGAACTGGGCGATCATTGCCGCGATGATCGTGTTTGGGCTTGCAAGCTTGACGCTGCAGTCGATGCGCCTCCGCGACATTGGCTGGGATCCGGTCTGCGTCATCCCAGCCTGGATCGCACTCATGGTGGTCGATCACATGGTGGCGAGCCGGTATCCGGCCTGGGCGATCGGCCAGGAGCATCAGGGCACGATGGCGGGTGGCCTGGTCAATCTCGCTCTGCTGCTGGCGCTCACCTTCTGGCCGAGCGTCGGCAGCGAGACCTATTCAGATCCCTTCGAACGGCCTGCGCGGGCAGCCAGCAAACTCTCGGCGTCGGACGCGCGCATTGCGCGCGTATCGCAAGGCGGACCGCGTCCGACCTGGCACTAG
- a CDS encoding amino acid ABC transporter ATP-binding protein, translated as MSDPIVKISGLNKWYGEFHVLRDIDLEVEKGERIVICGPSGSGKSTLIRCINALEEFQEGEIVVDGIELGPNLKHVDAVRREVGMVFQSFNLFPHLTVLDNCTLAPIWVRNIPKKDAEETAMKFLERVKIPHQANKFPGQMSGGQQQRVAIARALTMNPKVMLFDEPTSALDPEMVKEVLDTMVDLAEEGMTMLVVTHEMGFAKEVANRVVFMDAGQIIEANTPNEFFAAPQHARTKLFLSQILR; from the coding sequence ATGTCCGACCCCATCGTCAAGATTTCCGGCCTCAACAAATGGTACGGCGAGTTTCACGTGCTGCGCGACATCGACCTCGAGGTCGAAAAGGGCGAACGCATCGTGATCTGCGGTCCCTCCGGCTCGGGCAAGTCGACCTTGATCCGCTGCATCAACGCGCTCGAGGAGTTTCAGGAGGGCGAGATCGTCGTCGACGGCATCGAGCTGGGGCCCAACCTCAAGCACGTCGACGCCGTGCGCCGGGAGGTCGGCATGGTGTTCCAGAGCTTCAATCTGTTCCCGCATCTCACCGTGCTGGACAATTGCACGCTGGCGCCGATCTGGGTGCGCAACATCCCCAAGAAGGATGCCGAGGAGACTGCGATGAAATTCCTGGAGCGGGTCAAGATTCCGCACCAGGCCAACAAGTTTCCCGGCCAGATGTCCGGCGGCCAGCAGCAGCGCGTCGCCATCGCGCGCGCCCTGACCATGAATCCCAAGGTGATGCTGTTCGACGAGCCGACCTCGGCGCTCGACCCTGAAATGGTCAAGGAGGTGCTCGACACCATGGTCGACCTCGCCGAGGAGGGCATGACCATGCTGGTCGTGACCCACGAGATGGGCTTTGCCAAGGAAGTCGCCAACCGTGTCGTGTTCATGGACGCCGGCCAGATCATCGAGGCCAACACGCCGAACGAATTCTTCGCCGCGCCCCAGCACGCCCGCACAAAGCTGTTCTTGAGCCAGATCCTGCGCTGA
- a CDS encoding amino acid ABC transporter permease, with the protein MTDIIASSYVRQDLVAERPAPVKTTGFLGFVRTRLLNSPTNILLTILGLLLVWYTVVPTVKFLLVDAVWSGKDRTACLAENAGHPVGACWPFIQAKFTQLFYGFYPEAERWRVNLTFALGAVLLLPLLIPRLPAKSVNAGLFFFAFPAVAFFLLHGGGITGFGVSWVAGLLQLFADSIGGAGEILVGLSKTSAVGPLPWAIGSVIALLGTLLHWVIFPLTWLRDQMQAAGQGPWLDFLITAVVVSVILFVLGGGARAGSRPLITSLVSFAGMAAVIKLMGLDHGGLAIVDTRLWGGLLVTLVIAITGIVASLPIGVALALGRRSTIPLIRIFSITYIEFWRGVPLITVLFFATYMLPLFLPGNFTVDGLVRALIGVSLFTGAYQAENLRGGLAAVPRGQGEAASALGLSWWKTTSLIVLPQALRHVIPAIVNSFISLFKDTSLVSIVALFDLLGSLRASFADPVWTTPSTAFTGFAFVGIIYFVFCFGMSRYSLFVERRLNAHRRN; encoded by the coding sequence ATGACCGATATCATCGCATCCTCCTATGTCCGGCAAGACCTAGTTGCCGAGCGCCCGGCGCCGGTGAAGACCACCGGCTTTCTCGGCTTCGTCCGCACGCGCCTGTTGAACTCGCCGACGAATATCCTGCTGACGATCCTCGGCCTGTTGCTGGTCTGGTACACCGTCGTTCCAACTGTCAAATTCCTGCTGGTCGACGCGGTCTGGAGCGGCAAGGATCGCACGGCGTGCCTGGCCGAGAATGCCGGCCATCCGGTCGGCGCCTGCTGGCCCTTTATCCAGGCCAAGTTCACCCAGCTCTTCTATGGCTTCTATCCCGAAGCCGAACGCTGGCGGGTCAACCTGACCTTCGCGCTCGGCGCCGTGCTGCTCTTGCCGCTGCTGATTCCGCGGTTGCCGGCCAAGAGCGTGAACGCCGGACTGTTCTTCTTCGCCTTTCCGGCGGTCGCATTCTTCCTGCTGCACGGCGGCGGCATCACCGGCTTCGGCGTCAGTTGGGTCGCGGGCCTGCTGCAATTGTTCGCCGACAGCATCGGCGGAGCGGGAGAGATCTTGGTCGGTTTGAGCAAGACGTCCGCCGTCGGCCCGCTGCCCTGGGCGATCGGCAGCGTCATCGCGCTGCTCGGCACGCTGCTGCATTGGGTCATTTTTCCACTGACGTGGCTGCGCGATCAGATGCAGGCGGCAGGACAGGGGCCCTGGCTCGACTTCCTGATCACTGCCGTGGTCGTCTCGGTGATCCTATTCGTACTCGGTGGCGGCGCACGTGCCGGATCGCGGCCGCTGATCACAAGCCTCGTCTCGTTCGCCGGAATGGCAGCGGTGATCAAGCTGATGGGGCTCGATCACGGCGGCTTGGCGATCGTCGACACGCGGCTGTGGGGCGGGCTCCTGGTGACGCTGGTGATTGCGATTACCGGCATCGTGGCGTCATTGCCAATCGGCGTCGCGCTGGCGCTCGGTCGGCGCTCGACCATTCCCCTGATCCGGATCTTCTCGATCACCTATATCGAGTTCTGGCGCGGGGTGCCGCTGATCACGGTGCTGTTCTTCGCAACCTACATGCTGCCCTTGTTCCTGCCGGGCAACTTCACCGTCGACGGCCTGGTGCGCGCGCTGATCGGCGTTTCGCTGTTCACCGGCGCCTATCAGGCCGAGAACCTGCGTGGCGGTCTGGCGGCGGTGCCGCGCGGGCAGGGAGAGGCGGCCTCCGCCCTCGGCCTGTCCTGGTGGAAGACCACCTCACTGATCGTGCTGCCCCAGGCGCTGCGCCACGTCATTCCCGCCATCGTCAACAGCTTCATTTCGCTGTTCAAGGATACCTCGCTGGTCTCGATCGTCGCGCTGTTCGACCTTCTCGGCTCGCTGCGAGCCTCGTTCGCCGATCCGGTCTGGACGACGCCGTCGACCGCCTTCACCGGCTTCGCGTTCGTCGGCATCATCTACTTCGTCTTCTGTTTTGGAATGTCGCGCTACTCGCTCTTCGTCGAGCGCCGTCTCAACGCCCACCGTCGCAACTGA
- a CDS encoding amino acid ABC transporter permease: MGVEARKPPPQTALKLRRALGGKAGWNGVAVQLVFGAILAWIAYEIISNARTNLETQHIAAGFGFLQNSASFDVNQTLISYSGSDTYFRVFLVGVLNTLLVSVVGIFFSTVIGFVVALCRLSPNWLVSRVGGLYVEAIRNLPLLFQILFWYLAVLAALPAPRQSVSILGAFFLNNRGVIVPSALGQPGLVPFLAVLALGLVVSLVLHSYARWALFGQGRAIRIWPYVLILLVGLPLATILAFGPPVSFELPQLKGFNFAGGTRIIPELVALTVGLSTYTAAFIAEIVRAGILSVHKGQMEAGSSLGLSRGATLRLIVVPQAMRVIVPPLTNQYLNLTKNSSLAVAIGYPDLVSVFAGTTLSQTGQAIEIIAMTMGVYLLTSLVTSAVMSVYGWRISRSLGA, from the coding sequence ATGGGCGTCGAGGCCCGAAAACCGCCACCGCAAACCGCGCTGAAGCTGAGGCGCGCGCTCGGTGGCAAGGCAGGCTGGAACGGCGTCGCCGTCCAGCTTGTCTTTGGCGCGATCCTGGCCTGGATTGCCTATGAGATCATATCGAACGCCCGTACCAACCTGGAAACCCAGCACATCGCCGCCGGTTTCGGGTTCCTGCAAAACAGCGCCAGCTTCGACGTCAATCAAACGCTGATCTCCTATTCGGGGTCGGATACCTATTTCCGCGTATTCCTGGTCGGCGTGCTGAACACGCTGCTGGTCTCGGTGGTCGGCATCTTCTTTTCCACCGTGATCGGTTTCGTCGTGGCGCTCTGCCGTCTGTCACCCAACTGGCTGGTGTCCCGCGTCGGCGGTCTTTATGTCGAGGCCATCCGCAACCTGCCGCTGCTGTTCCAGATCCTGTTCTGGTATCTCGCCGTGCTCGCAGCGCTGCCGGCACCGCGGCAAAGCGTCTCGATCCTTGGTGCCTTCTTCCTCAACAATCGCGGCGTGATCGTGCCGTCGGCGCTGGGGCAGCCTGGCCTCGTACCTTTCCTTGCCGTGCTGGCGCTCGGCCTTGTCGTGTCGCTGGTGCTACACAGCTACGCGAGGTGGGCGCTGTTTGGTCAGGGCCGCGCGATCCGGATCTGGCCATACGTGCTGATATTGCTTGTCGGATTGCCGCTCGCGACGATCCTTGCGTTCGGTCCGCCCGTCAGTTTCGAATTGCCGCAACTCAAGGGATTCAATTTCGCCGGCGGCACGCGGATCATTCCGGAACTCGTGGCGCTGACGGTGGGGCTATCGACCTATACGGCCGCCTTCATCGCCGAGATCGTTCGCGCCGGCATCCTGTCAGTCCATAAGGGGCAGATGGAGGCGGGCTCCTCGCTGGGCCTCAGCCGGGGCGCGACATTGCGGCTGATCGTGGTGCCGCAGGCCATGCGCGTGATCGTGCCGCCGCTCACCAACCAGTACCTCAACCTGACCAAGAACTCGTCGCTTGCGGTCGCGATCGGCTATCCCGATCTCGTCTCGGTGTTTGCCGGCACGACCTTGAGCCAGACCGGACAGGCGATCGAGATCATCGCCATGACGATGGGCGTGTATCTGCTGACCTCGCTCGTCACCAGCGCCGTCATGAGCGTCTATGGCTGGCGCATAAGCCGGAGCCTGGGTGCATGA
- a CDS encoding amino acid ABC transporter substrate-binding protein has protein sequence MKRVTLALSLALAAGLSAQAADAQTLKTVKDRDMLSCGVSQGLPGFSAPDDKGNWTGIDVDVCRAIAAAVLNDPTKVKFVPLSAKDRFTALQSGEIDVLSRNTTWTVSRDTSLGANFTGVTYYDGQGFMVKKSLKVNSALELNSASVCVQTGTTTELNLADYFKANNMKYEVIAFGTIDEAVKAYESGRCDVFTDDSSGLYASRLKLTNPADHVVLPEIISKEPLGPMVRHGDDQWFDIVKWTLFAMVTAEELGITQKNVDEMTKSDKPELKRVLGTDGNLGEQLGLTKDWVIRIVKAVGNYGESFDRNVGAGSPLKISRGINALWTKGGLQYAPPIR, from the coding sequence ATGAAACGCGTAACCCTGGCTCTCTCTCTTGCTCTCGCCGCCGGCCTCTCTGCCCAAGCTGCCGACGCGCAAACGCTCAAGACCGTCAAGGATCGGGACATGCTGTCCTGCGGCGTCAGCCAGGGCTTGCCCGGCTTCTCGGCGCCCGACGACAAGGGCAACTGGACCGGAATCGACGTCGATGTCTGCCGAGCGATCGCGGCCGCGGTCTTGAACGATCCGACCAAGGTCAAGTTCGTGCCGCTGTCGGCCAAGGACCGCTTCACGGCGCTGCAATCCGGCGAAATCGACGTGCTGTCGCGCAACACCACCTGGACGGTGTCGCGCGATACCTCGCTCGGTGCCAACTTCACCGGCGTCACCTATTATGACGGGCAGGGCTTCATGGTGAAGAAGTCGCTCAAGGTCAATTCGGCGTTGGAGCTCAACAGCGCCTCCGTCTGCGTCCAGACCGGCACCACCACCGAGCTGAACCTTGCCGATTACTTCAAAGCCAACAACATGAAGTATGAAGTGATCGCGTTCGGCACGATCGACGAAGCGGTCAAGGCCTACGAGTCGGGGCGCTGCGACGTCTTCACCGACGATTCATCCGGCCTCTATGCCAGCCGCCTGAAGCTGACGAATCCCGCCGATCACGTCGTGCTGCCCGAGATCATTTCGAAGGAGCCGCTGGGTCCGATGGTGCGCCATGGCGATGACCAGTGGTTCGACATCGTGAAATGGACGCTGTTTGCAATGGTCACGGCCGAGGAGCTCGGCATCACCCAGAAGAACGTCGACGAGATGACGAAATCCGACAAGCCGGAGCTGAAACGGGTGCTCGGCACCGACGGCAATCTCGGCGAACAGCTGGGCCTCACCAAGGACTGGGTGATCCGGATCGTGAAGGCGGTCGGCAATTACGGCGAGTCGTTCGATCGGAACGTCGGCGCCGGCTCGCCGCTCAAGATCAGCCGAGGCATCAACGCCCTCTGGACCAAGGGTGGCCTGCAATACGCGCCGCCGATCCGCTGA
- the metC gene encoding cystathionine beta-lyase: MDSSHPAQQHAETRLVTSGRDTKAQKGFVNPPVFHGSTVLYPTAEDLHAHRGEFTYGRHGTPTTRAFQDTLMALEGPQCAGVGIVPSGLSAISTTLLSVLKAGDHILVADNIYRPSRNFCNGMLARYGVETTYFDPLVGAGIEKLFKPNTRAVLVEAPGSQSFEMPDIRAIAEVAHARDALVIDDNTWATPLYHRSLDQGVDISMQAATKYIGGHSDIMFGTISANAKAWPQISEGIRLLGVCAGPDDVFLALRGLRTLSVRLAQHHRSGLEMARWLAARSEVARVLHPGLETDPGHAIWKRDFTGASGLFSIVLKPAPQTAVDIMLNTLKLFGMGFSWGGFESLAIPFDCDAYRTATKWAPGGPTLRLHIGLENTDDLKADLDRGFAALKAAM, translated from the coding sequence ATGGATTCCTCGCACCCCGCACAGCAGCATGCCGAAACCCGGCTGGTCACCTCCGGCCGCGACACCAAGGCGCAGAAGGGGTTCGTCAATCCGCCGGTGTTCCACGGCTCGACCGTGCTCTATCCGACCGCCGAGGACCTGCATGCCCATCGTGGCGAGTTCACCTATGGCCGCCACGGCACCCCGACGACCAGGGCGTTCCAGGACACCCTGATGGCGCTGGAGGGTCCGCAATGCGCCGGCGTCGGCATCGTGCCGTCGGGCCTGTCGGCGATCTCGACCACCCTGCTCTCGGTGCTGAAGGCCGGCGACCACATCCTGGTTGCCGACAACATCTATCGGCCCTCGCGCAATTTCTGCAACGGCATGCTCGCCCGGTACGGCGTCGAGACCACCTACTTTGATCCGCTTGTTGGTGCTGGCATCGAGAAGCTGTTCAAGCCCAACACTCGCGCGGTGCTGGTCGAGGCGCCCGGCTCGCAATCCTTCGAGATGCCGGACATTCGCGCCATCGCCGAGGTCGCGCATGCGCGCGATGCGCTCGTCATCGACGACAACACCTGGGCAACCCCGCTCTATCATCGCTCGCTCGACCAGGGCGTCGATATCAGCATGCAGGCGGCCACCAAATATATCGGCGGCCATTCCGATATCATGTTCGGCACCATCTCGGCCAACGCCAAGGCCTGGCCGCAGATTTCCGAAGGCATCCGCCTGCTCGGCGTCTGCGCCGGCCCCGACGACGTCTTCCTGGCGCTGCGTGGCCTGCGCACGCTGTCGGTGCGGCTCGCGCAGCATCATCGCTCGGGTCTCGAAATGGCGCGCTGGCTCGCTGCAAGATCCGAGGTCGCGCGCGTCCTGCACCCGGGACTCGAGACCGATCCGGGCCACGCCATCTGGAAGCGCGACTTCACCGGCGCCTCGGGCCTGTTCAGCATCGTGCTGAAGCCGGCGCCGCAGACGGCGGTCGACATCATGCTCAACACGCTCAAGCTGTTCGGCATGGGCTTCTCCTGGGGCGGCTTCGAGAGCCTTGCAATTCCCTTCGATTGCGACGCCTATCGCACGGCGACGAAGTGGGCGCCGGGCGGCCCGACTCTCCGCCTGCATATCGGGCTCGAGAACACCGACGATCTCAAGGCCGATCTCGATCGCGGCTTTGCTGCTCTCAAAGCGGCAATGTGA
- a CDS encoding Na/Pi cotransporter family protein, which yields MGTLVLLDLMGGVALLLWGLHMVQSGILRAFGPDLRRVLGRALGNRFSAFAAGLGLTGLLQSSTATALLTSSFAAEGLLSLVAALAIMLGANVGTTLIVQALSFNIAAIAPVLFVLGLVAFRSGPRSRIKDIGRVCIGLGLMLLSLHILLDTLAPAENAPGVRVVMSSITGDPVLCIVIAALVTWAVHSSVASVLLIMSLAYSQFITPYAALALVLGANLGSAINPVFEGARRDDPASYRLPVGNLINRVVGIVLVLPFLSAIADHLHAWQPDLAKMTAAFHIVFNVGTALIFIGLLDTMSRLLTRLLPDRVQETDPARPRYLDETALETPSLALADAARETLHMGDLVEVMLRKVMAAMMTGDRSLVDQVSKTDNVVDSLDEAIKLYVTKLTRGSLDESEGRRAMEIISFAINLEHIGDIIDKNLSELATKKIKRRFQFSPEGAEELAAFHKRTMDSLRIAFGVFMSGDATDARKLLVEKTALKNTELAAIERHLDRLREGRPETIETTSLHLDVLRDLRRIHSHICSVAYPVLDAAGESYRRTEAETAALPASGATALPR from the coding sequence ATGGGTACGTTGGTTCTGCTCGATCTGATGGGTGGCGTGGCGCTGTTGCTGTGGGGCCTGCACATGGTCCAGAGCGGCATTCTGCGCGCCTTTGGCCCCGACCTGCGACGCGTGCTTGGGCGGGCACTCGGCAACCGTTTCAGCGCTTTTGCCGCCGGGCTCGGTCTCACCGGCCTGCTCCAGAGCAGCACGGCGACCGCGCTGCTGACCAGCTCCTTCGCCGCCGAAGGCCTGCTCAGCCTCGTTGCCGCGCTCGCCATCATGCTGGGCGCCAATGTCGGCACCACGCTCATCGTCCAGGCGCTGTCGTTCAACATCGCAGCCATTGCCCCCGTGCTGTTCGTGCTCGGCCTCGTTGCCTTCCGTTCGGGTCCGCGCTCGCGGATCAAGGATATCGGACGGGTCTGCATCGGGCTCGGGCTGATGCTGCTGTCGCTGCATATCCTGCTCGACACGCTGGCCCCGGCCGAGAACGCGCCGGGCGTGCGTGTCGTGATGTCGTCCATCACAGGCGATCCCGTGCTTTGCATCGTCATCGCCGCGCTCGTCACCTGGGCGGTGCATTCGAGCGTCGCCAGCGTGTTGTTGATCATGTCGCTGGCCTATTCGCAGTTCATCACGCCCTACGCCGCACTGGCGCTGGTGCTGGGGGCCAATCTCGGCAGCGCGATCAATCCCGTGTTCGAGGGCGCAAGGCGCGACGATCCCGCCAGCTATCGCCTGCCGGTCGGCAATCTCATCAATCGCGTGGTCGGCATCGTCCTCGTGCTGCCATTCCTCAGCGCGATCGCAGATCATCTGCACGCCTGGCAGCCGGACCTGGCCAAGATGACCGCGGCATTCCACATCGTCTTCAACGTCGGCACCGCCCTCATCTTCATCGGCCTGCTCGACACCATGTCGCGGCTGCTGACCAGGCTGCTGCCCGATCGCGTGCAGGAAACAGACCCGGCCCGGCCGCGCTATCTCGACGAGACCGCGCTGGAGACGCCCTCGCTTGCGCTTGCGGACGCCGCCCGCGAGACACTGCACATGGGCGATCTGGTCGAGGTCATGCTGCGCAAGGTAATGGCCGCGATGATGACGGGCGACCGCTCGCTGGTCGACCAGGTCTCGAAGACGGACAATGTCGTCGACAGCCTCGACGAGGCCATCAAGCTCTACGTCACCAAGCTGACCCGCGGCAGCCTCGACGAAAGCGAGGGCCGGCGCGCGATGGAGATCATCTCCTTCGCCATCAACCTCGAACATATCGGCGACATCATCGACAAGAATCTGAGCGAGCTCGCCACCAAGAAGATCAAGCGGCGATTCCAGTTCTCCCCCGAGGGCGCCGAGGAGCTTGCCGCCTTCCACAAGCGCACGATGGACTCGCTGCGGATCGCCTTCGGCGTGTTCATGTCGGGCGATGCCACTGACGCCCGCAAGCTGCTGGTGGAAAAGACCGCGCTGAAGAACACCGAACTGGCCGCCATCGAACGCCATCTCGACCGCCTGCGCGAGGGCCGCCCCGAGACCATCGAGACCACGTCGCTGCATCTGGACGTGCTGCGCGACCTGCGCCGGATCCATTCGCATATCTGCTCGGTCGCCTATCCCGTGCTGGATGCGGCCGGTGAGTCCTATCGCCGAACCGAGGCGGAGACCGCCGCCCTGCCCGCCTCAGGCGCGACCGCGCTGCCGCGTTAG
- a CDS encoding DUF3592 domain-containing protein, whose protein sequence is MGMRKLPVVLLLSVLPVGLILLGLGLFNLAGTIAFLARAEQTDARFAGAVARSGGNHGGTFLYPTFQFATRDGRVMTITSSAGSTAQPYADGEQVRIAYDPQHPEDARLLSFLTLWIAPTLLCAAGLLLSGGAVLVRAALTRQRGRA, encoded by the coding sequence ATGGGCATGCGCAAACTGCCGGTAGTCCTGCTCCTGTCGGTCCTTCCGGTCGGCCTGATCCTGCTCGGGCTCGGCCTTTTCAATTTGGCGGGCACGATCGCCTTTCTCGCCAGGGCCGAGCAGACCGATGCGCGCTTTGCCGGCGCCGTCGCACGAAGCGGCGGCAATCATGGCGGTACGTTTCTCTATCCGACCTTTCAATTCGCAACGCGCGACGGCCGCGTAATGACGATCACGTCCTCGGCAGGGTCGACCGCACAGCCCTACGCCGATGGCGAGCAGGTCAGGATCGCCTACGATCCGCAGCACCCCGAAGACGCGCGCCTGCTGTCGTTCCTGACGCTATGGATCGCCCCGACGCTGCTCTGCGCGGCGGGGCTGCTGCTGTCCGGAGGGGCGGTTCTGGTTCGTGCAGCCCTAACGCGGCAGCGCGGTCGCGCCTGA